The following are encoded in a window of Cygnus olor isolate bCygOlo1 chromosome 21, bCygOlo1.pri.v2, whole genome shotgun sequence genomic DNA:
- the DISP3 gene encoding protein dispatched homolog 3 isoform X4 — MDTEDDPLLQDSWLDEEDEEVAFSSRKRQEGALLCGKSPCRARPLRVTLPVTGFWNIVGWIFTNPYCAGFILFLGCAIPAVLAVVMFLHYPALDIDISYNAFEIRNHESSQRFDALALALKSQFGSWGRNRRDLADFTSETLQRLIFEQLQQLHLNASHLGGGARAKRSTPQGRTSPPKPRAHLNPGNQTSRVERGAPRWDYSNTYVSANTQTHAHWRIELIFLARGDAENNIFTTERLVTIHEVERKIMDHPRFREFCWKPHEVLKDLPLGSYSYCSPPSSLMTYFFPTERGGKIYYDGMGQDLADIQGSLELAMTHPEFYWYVDEGLSAENMKSSLLRSEILFGAPLPNYYSVEDRWEEQRRKFQSFVVTYVAMLAKQSTSKVQVLYGGTDLFDYEVRRTFNNDMLLAFISSSCIAVLVYILTSCSVFLSFFGIASIGLSCLVALFLYHVVFGIQYLGILNGVAAFVIVGIGVDDVFVFINTYRQATHLKDVQLRMIHTIQTAGKATFFTSLTTAAAYAANIFSQIPAVHDFGLFMSLIVSCCWVAVLFTMPAALGIWTLYVSPLESSCQTSCSQKCTKKSALHLAEDLFIASEATSRAGRETLPYLDDDIPLLSVEEEPVSLEMGDVPLVSVMPENLQLTVEKSSRGHLIAHLQELLEHWVLWSAVKSRWVIVGLFLVVLLLSIFFASRLHPASRAPVLFRPDTNIQVLLDLKYNLSAEGISCITCSGLFQEKPHSLQNNIRTSLEKKKRGSGSPWGSKGSISDTGQQDLQGTVYISKSRSKGRPAIYRFSLNASVPAPWQMVSPGDGEVPSFQVYRVPFGNFTRKLTACVSTVGLLKQTSPRKWMMTTLSCDTKRGWKFDFSFYVAAKEQQRTRKLYFAQSHKPPYHGRVCVAPPGCLLSSSPDGPTKGILYVPSEKAAPKAKLSATSGFNPCMNTGCGKPAVRPLVDTGAMVFVVFGIRGINRTGRSDNHVIGDMGSVIYDDSFDLFKEIGNLCRLCKAIASNTELVKPGGAQCLPSGYSISSFLQMLHPECKNIPEPNLLPGQLSHGAVGVKDGKVQWISMAFESTTYKGKSSFQTYADYLKWETFLQQQLQLFPEGSALRHGFQTCEHWKQIFMEIIGVQSALYGLILSLVICVAAVAVFTTHILLLLPVLLSILGVVCLVVTIMYWSGWEMGAVEAISLSILVGSSVDYCVHLVEGYLLAGENLPLHHTEDPTACRQWRTIEAVRHVGVAIVSSAVTTGIATVPLFFCIIAPFAKFGKIVALNTGVSILYTLTVSTALLSIMGPGTFTRSRTSCLKAVAGVLLAGLLGLCICLALLKSGFNIPLPNGTAL; from the exons ATGGACACGGAGGATGACCCCTTGTTACAGGACTCCTGGCTTGACGAGGAGGATGAAGAGGTTGCCTTCAGCTCTCGGAAGAGGCAGGAGGGTGCTCTGTTGTGTGGTAAAAGCCCGTGCAGAGCCAGGCCACTGCGTGTCACGCTGCCGGTGACTGGCTTCTGGAATATTGTTGGCTGGATATTCACCAACCCGTACTGCGCCGGCTTCATCCTTTTCCTTGGCTGCGCCATCCCCGCTGTGCTTGCTGTTGTCATGTTTCTCCACTACCCAGCCCTGGACATTGACATCTCCTACAACGCCTTTGAGATCCGTAACCACGAGTCCTCCCAGCGCTTCGATGCGCTTGCCTTGGCCCTCAAGTCCCAGTTTGGGTCGTGGGGGAGGAACCGCCGGGACCTCGCTGACTTCACCTCCGAGACCCTGCAGAGGCTCATCTTTGAGCAGCTCCAACAGCTCCACCTGAATGCTTCCCACCTGGGGGGCGGTGCGCGGGCCAAGCGCAGCACCCCGCAGGGCAGGACTAGCCCCCCCAAACCTCGTGCCCACCTCAACCCGGGAAACCAGACTTCCCGAGTGGAGAGGGGTGCCCCACGCTGGGACTACTCAAACACTTACGTTAGTGCcaacacacagacacatgcGCACTGGCGCATTGAGCTCATTTTTCTGGCTCGGGGGGATGCCGAGAACAACATTTTCACCACCGAGCGCCTGGTTACCATCCACGAGGTCGAACGCAAGATCATGGACCACCCTCGTTTCCGGGAGTTCTGCTGGAAGCCCCATGAGGTCTTGAAGGACCTGCCTCTGGGCTCCTACTCCTactgctcccctcccagctcccttaTGACCTACTTCTTCCCCACTGAGCGAGGAGGGAAGATTTACTACGATGGCATGGGACAAGACCTTGCAGACATCCAAG GATCCTTGGAGCTGGCCATGACCCACCCCGAGTTCTACTGGTATGTAGACGAGGGCTTGTCTGCTGAGAACATGAAGAGCTCCCTGCTGCGGAGTGAGATCCTCTTTGGGGCGCCGCTGCCGAACTACTACTCGGTGGAGGATCGCTGGGAGGAGCAGCGCCGCAAGTTCCAGAGCTTTGTCGTCACCTACGTGGCCATGCTGGCCAAGCAGTCCACGAG CAAAGTCCAGGTGCTGTATGGAGGGACGGATTTGTTTGACTACGAAGTAAGGAGGACTTTCAACAATGACATGCTGCTGGCCTTCATCAGCAGTAGTTGCATAGCAGTCCTGGTCTACATCCTCACCTCCTGCTCAG TGTTCCTGTCATTCTTTGGCATTGCCAGCATCGGGCTAAGCTGTCTGGTGGCTCTGTTCCTGTACCACGTGGTTTTTGGGATCCAGTACCTGGGCATACTTAATGGTGTGGCTGCCTTCGTCATCGTGGGGATCG GGGTTGAtgatgtctttgttttcatcaaCACCTACCGCCAAGCCACCCACCTGAAGGATGTGCAGCTGCGCATGATCCACACCATCCAGACAGCGGGGAAGGCCACCTTCTTCACTTCCCTGACCACAGCTGCAGCATATGCTGCCAACATCTTCTCTCAG ATACCAGCTGTGCATGATTTTGGACTTTTCATGTCACTGAttgtgtcctgctgctgggtAGCTGTGCTATTCACCATGCCAGCTGCTCTTGGAATATGGACCCTTTATGTGTCCCCACTAGAGAGCTCCTGTCAAACCAG CTGCAGTCAGAAGTGCACCAAAAAGAGTGCTTTGCACCTGGCTGAAGATCTCTTCATTGCCTCCGAGGCCACCTCCAGAGCAGGCCGAGAGACGCTTCCCTATCTCGATGATGACATCCCACTGCTCAGCGTGGAGGAGGAGCCTG TCTCCCTGGAAATGGGGGATGTTCCCTTGGTATCTGTGATGCCAGAAAATCTGCAGCTCACTGTGGAGAAGAGCAGCCGAGGTCACTTGATAGCccatctgcaggagctgctggagcactgGGTGCTGTGGTCTGCAGTAAAGAGCAGATGGGTGATTGTGG GGCTCTTTCTCGTTGTTTTGCTCCTATCCATATTCTTTGCCAGCCGCCTCCATCCAGCAAGCCGTGCTCCAGTCTTGTTCCGGCCAGACACAAACATCCAGGTGCTGCTAGACCTGAAATACAACCTGAGTGCTGAAGGCATCTCCTGCATTACCTGCTCAG GTTTGTTTCAGGAAAAGCCCCACAGTTTGCAGAACAACATCCGAActtccttggaaaaaaagaagagaggctCAGGGTCACCTTGGGGAAGCAAAGGGAGCATAAGTGATACAGGGCAGCAAG ATCTGCAGGGGACTGTGTATATCTCCAAGTCCAGAAGCAAGGGAAGGCCAGCCATCTACAGATTCTCTCTCAACGCCAGTGTCCCTGCCCCCTGGCAGATGGTGTCACCGGGAGACGGGGAGGTGCCTTCATTTCAG GTGTATAGAGTGCCTTTCGGTAACTTCACCAGGAAGCTGACAGCTTGTGTGTCCACAGTAGGGCTGCTTAAGCAGACGAGCCCCAGGAAGTGGATGATGACCACCTTGTCCTGTGATACCAAGAGAGGCTGGAAGTTCGACTTCAGTTTCTATGTGGCCGCCAAGGAGCAGCAGCGAACGCG GAAACTGTATTTCGCTCAGTCGCACAAGCCCCCCTACCATGGCCGAGTGTGTGTGGCACCTCCTGGCTGTCTTCTCAGCTCTAGCCCAGACGGACCCACCAAAGGCATCCTTTATGTTCCCAGTGAGAAAG CAGCACCCAAAGCAAAGCTGTCAGCGACTTCTGGATTTAATCCTTGCATGAACACAGGCTGCGGGAAGCCAGCAGTGCGGCCGCTGGTGGACACAGGAGCCATGGTGTTTGTCGTCTTTGGTATCCGAGGGATTAATCGCACGGGACGTTCAGACAACCACGTCATTGGAGACATG GGCAGCGTTATCTATGATGACAGCTTCGACCTCTTCAAAGAGATTGGCAACCTGTGCCGCCTCTGCAAAGCCATCGCCAGCAACACCGAGCTGGTGAAGCCAGGAGGGGCGCAGTGCCTTCCCTCTG gtTATAGCATCTCCTCCTTTCTGCAGATGTTGCACCCTGAGTGCAAGAACATCCCTGAGCCGAACCTGCTGCCTGGACAGCTCTCTCACGGGGCAGTGGGAGTGAAGGATGGGAAGGTGCAGTGGATCTCCATGGCGTTTGAATCG ACAACCTACAAAGGGAAATCTTCCTTCCAGACATATGCTGACTATCTGAAATGGGagacatttctgcagcagcaactCCAGCTTTTCCCAGAGGGCTCTGCTCTCCGACATGGTTTCCAGACCTGTGAGCACTGGAAGCAGATCTTCATGGAGATTATAG gagTGCAGAGTGCCCTGTACGGTCTCATCCTCTCGCTGGTTATTTGTGTGGCTGCAGTGGCAGTGTTCACCACTcacatcctcctcctgctgccggtgctgctcagcattttag GGGTGGTCTGCTTGGTGGTGACCATCATGTACTGGTCTGGCTGGGAAATGGGGGCTGTGGAAGCCATTTCTCTCTCCATCCTCGTTGGCTCCTCTGTTGATTACTGCGTGCACTTGGTGGAGGGCTACCTGCTGGCAGGGGAAAACCTGCCACTGCACCACACAGAG